From a single Nissabacter sp. SGAir0207 genomic region:
- the chaB gene encoding putative cation transport regulator ChaB, with translation MPFKSRTDLPDNVRHVLPPHAQDIYKEAFNSAWDQYKDKDDRRGDDTREETAHKVAWAAVKHDYEKGDDDRWHPKKH, from the coding sequence ATGCCATTTAAATCCCGTACCGATCTGCCAGACAACGTGCGCCACGTGCTGCCGCCCCATGCGCAGGATATCTATAAAGAGGCGTTTAACAGCGCCTGGGACCAATACAAGGACAAGGATGACCGGCGCGGCGATGACACGCGCGAAGAGACGGCCCACAAAGTGGCATGGGCCGCGGTGAAGCATGATTATGAGAAAGGGGATGACGACCGCTGGCATCCCAAAAAGCATTAA
- the putP gene encoding sodium/proline symporter PutP: protein MTVSTPMLVTFLVYILGMVVIGLLAYRRTTNFDDYILGGRSLGSVVTALSAGASDMSGWLLMGLPGAIFISGISESWIAIGLTLGAYLNWKLVAGRLRVHTEANNNALTLPDYFTSRFEDTSKLLRIISALVILVFFTIYCASGIVAGARLFESTFGMSYETALWAGAAATILYTFIGGFLAVSWTDTVQASLMIFALILTPVFVILAVGGIDTSMLVIEAKSPAYVDMFKGLNLVAILSLLGWGLGYFGQPHILARFMAADSHHTIRNARRISMTWMILCLAGTIAVGFFGIAYFSNNPAQAGTVTENGERVFIELAKILFNPWIAGILLSAILAAVMSTLSCQLLVCSSAITEDLYKAFLRKNAGQRELVWVGRLMVLVVALVAIALAANPENRVLGLVSYAWAGFGAAFGPVILISVMWSRMTRNGALAGMLVGALTVIFWKQYGWQELYEIIPGFLFASVAIVVVSLMGRQPSKVVTERFRVAEAEFNTR from the coding sequence ATGACAGTAAGTACACCTATGCTGGTGACATTTCTGGTCTATATCCTGGGGATGGTAGTAATTGGGTTGCTGGCCTACCGCCGCACCACAAATTTTGACGACTATATTCTGGGCGGCCGCAGTCTGGGCAGCGTGGTGACCGCGCTCTCCGCCGGCGCCTCTGACATGAGCGGCTGGTTGCTGATGGGCCTGCCGGGCGCCATCTTCATCTCCGGCATCTCGGAGAGCTGGATCGCCATCGGCCTGACGCTGGGCGCTTACCTCAACTGGAAGCTGGTGGCGGGCCGCCTGCGTGTCCACACCGAGGCCAACAACAACGCGCTGACGCTGCCGGACTACTTCACCAGCCGCTTTGAGGATACCAGCAAGCTGCTGCGCATCATCTCGGCGCTGGTGATTCTGGTCTTCTTCACCATCTACTGCGCCTCGGGCATCGTGGCCGGTGCCCGCCTGTTCGAGAGCACCTTCGGCATGAGCTATGAGACCGCGCTGTGGGCCGGGGCCGCCGCGACCATCCTCTACACCTTCATCGGTGGCTTTTTGGCCGTGAGCTGGACGGATACCGTGCAGGCGTCGCTGATGATCTTCGCGCTGATCCTGACGCCGGTGTTCGTGATTCTGGCCGTCGGTGGCATCGACACCTCGATGCTGGTGATTGAGGCGAAAAGCCCGGCCTACGTTGACATGTTCAAGGGGCTGAATCTGGTTGCCATCCTGTCACTGCTGGGCTGGGGTCTGGGCTACTTCGGCCAGCCGCACATTCTGGCACGCTTCATGGCGGCGGACTCGCACCACACCATCCGCAACGCGCGCCGCATCAGCATGACCTGGATGATCCTCTGTCTGGCAGGCACCATCGCCGTCGGCTTCTTCGGCATCGCCTACTTCAGCAATAACCCGGCGCAGGCTGGCACCGTGACCGAGAATGGCGAGCGCGTCTTTATCGAGCTGGCGAAAATCCTGTTCAACCCGTGGATTGCTGGCATCCTGCTCTCCGCCATTCTGGCGGCGGTGATGAGTACCCTGAGCTGCCAGCTGCTGGTCTGCTCCAGCGCCATCACCGAGGATCTCTACAAAGCCTTCCTGCGCAAAAATGCTGGCCAGCGTGAGCTGGTGTGGGTCGGCCGCCTGATGGTGCTGGTGGTGGCGCTGGTCGCCATCGCGCTGGCCGCCAACCCTGAGAACCGCGTGCTGGGTCTGGTGAGCTACGCTTGGGCTGGCTTCGGTGCGGCATTCGGGCCGGTGATCCTGATCTCGGTGATGTGGTCACGCATGACACGCAATGGCGCACTGGCGGGGATGCTGGTGGGCGCACTGACGGTGATCTTCTGGAAACAGTATGGCTGGCAGGAGCTGTATGAAATTATCCCTGGCTTCCTGTTCGCCTCTGTCGCCATCGTGGTGGTGAGCCTGATGGGCCGCCAGCCCTCCAAGGTGGTCACCGAGCGCTTCCGCGTGGCTGAGGCGGAGTTTAACACCCGCTAA
- the efeB gene encoding iron uptake transporter deferrochelatase/peroxidase subunit → MSKTTGAAGGGCPFGGHQPARRRLLLGMGALGGALALRGPARAEPPAAPGVLPPDAREMRQPFYGVHQSGILTPQQASAMLVAFDVLASNREDLRRLFALLTARIAFLTQGGEAPAADPKLPPLDSGILGARISPDNLTMTLSVGHALFDERFGLAAQKPLHLQRMTRFPNDSLDAAQCHGDLLLQICANSSDTVIHALRDIIKHTPDLLAVRWRREGFISPHAARSQETPINLLGFKDGTANPDTRNAALMEQAIWVTEEQGEPAWAVGGSYQAVRIIRFHVESWDRTPLQEQEAIFGRHKLSGAPLGMAQEHDVPDYRADPQGQVIPLDAHIRLANPRMPESASSLMLRRGYSYSQGISASGQLEMGLLFICYQHDLEQGFLAVQRRLNGEALEEYVRPIGGGYFFALPGVREGQILGEALLKT, encoded by the coding sequence ATGAGCAAAACCACCGGCGCGGCGGGCGGCGGTTGCCCGTTCGGCGGGCACCAGCCAGCCCGGCGGCGCTTGCTGCTGGGGATGGGGGCGCTGGGCGGCGCGTTGGCGCTTCGTGGCCCGGCGCGTGCCGAGCCGCCGGCCGCCCCCGGCGTGCTGCCGCCTGACGCGCGTGAGATGCGCCAGCCCTTCTATGGCGTCCACCAGTCCGGCATCCTGACGCCACAGCAGGCGTCGGCAATGCTGGTGGCCTTTGATGTGCTGGCCAGCAACCGTGAGGATCTGCGCCGCCTGTTCGCGCTGCTCACCGCGCGTATTGCCTTCCTCACGCAAGGGGGCGAAGCACCGGCGGCCGATCCGAAACTGCCGCCCCTGGACTCCGGCATCCTTGGCGCGCGCATCAGCCCGGACAACCTGACGATGACGCTCTCCGTCGGCCACGCGCTGTTTGACGAGCGCTTTGGGCTGGCGGCGCAGAAACCGCTGCACCTGCAACGGATGACGCGCTTTCCCAACGATTCGCTGGACGCCGCCCAGTGCCACGGCGACCTCTTGTTGCAGATTTGCGCCAACAGCAGTGACACGGTGATCCACGCCTTGCGTGACATCATCAAGCACACGCCGGATCTGCTGGCGGTGCGCTGGCGGCGCGAGGGCTTTATCTCGCCCCACGCGGCGCGCAGCCAGGAGACGCCGATCAATTTGCTCGGCTTCAAGGATGGCACCGCCAACCCCGACACCCGCAACGCGGCGCTGATGGAACAGGCGATCTGGGTAACGGAGGAACAGGGCGAACCGGCGTGGGCGGTGGGCGGCAGCTATCAGGCGGTGCGCATCATCCGTTTCCACGTGGAGTCCTGGGATCGCACGCCGTTGCAGGAGCAGGAGGCGATCTTTGGCCGCCACAAGCTCAGCGGCGCGCCGCTCGGCATGGCGCAGGAGCATGACGTGCCCGACTACCGCGCCGACCCGCAGGGGCAGGTGATCCCGCTGGACGCCCATATCCGGCTGGCGAACCCGCGCATGCCGGAGAGTGCCAGCAGCCTGATGCTGCGGCGCGGCTACAGCTACTCGCAGGGCATCAGCGCCTCCGGGCAGCTGGAGATGGGGTTGCTGTTCATCTGCTACCAGCACGATCTGGAGCAGGGCTTTTTGGCGGTGCAGCGGCGGCTGAATGGCGAGGCGCTGGAGGAGTATGTCCGGCCGATCGGCGGCGGCTACTTCTTCGCGCTGCCCGGTGTGCGCGAGGGGCAAATATTGGGCGAGGCGCTGCTAAAAACGTGA
- the phoH gene encoding phosphate starvation-inducible protein PhoH, which produces MGRQKAVIKARREAKRVIRRDARSHRQREEESVTSLVQMGGVESIGMARDSRDTSTIEARTEAQGHYLSAIENKQLIFATGEAGCGKTFISAAKAAEALIHKEVDRIIVTRPVLQADEDLGFLPGDVAEKFAPYFRPVYDILLRRLGSSFMQYCLRPEIGKVEIAPFAYMRGRTFENAVVILDEAQNVTASQMKMFLTRLGENVTVIVNGDITQCDLPRGVKSGLSDALERFEEDEMIGIIRFTKEDCVRSALCQRTLNAYT; this is translated from the coding sequence ATGGGAAGACAGAAAGCAGTGATCAAAGCTCGTCGTGAAGCGAAACGTGTTATCCGGCGTGACGCACGCAGCCACCGGCAGCGTGAGGAGGAGTCGGTAACCTCCCTGGTCCAAATGGGCGGGGTAGAATCCATCGGCATGGCGCGCGACAGTCGGGACACCTCGACCATCGAGGCGCGTACGGAAGCTCAAGGTCATTACTTATCAGCCATAGAGAACAAACAGCTGATCTTCGCCACGGGCGAGGCCGGCTGTGGGAAAACCTTTATTAGCGCGGCTAAGGCCGCCGAAGCCCTGATTCATAAAGAAGTGGACCGGATCATTGTCACCCGTCCGGTGTTGCAGGCCGATGAGGATCTCGGCTTCCTGCCCGGTGATGTGGCGGAGAAGTTCGCCCCCTATTTCCGCCCGGTGTATGACATCCTGCTGCGCCGCCTCGGCTCGTCGTTCATGCAGTACTGCCTGCGGCCAGAGATTGGCAAGGTGGAGATCGCCCCGTTTGCCTATATGCGTGGGCGCACCTTCGAGAACGCGGTGGTGATTCTGGATGAGGCGCAGAACGTCACCGCCAGCCAGATGAAGATGTTCCTGACGCGGCTGGGGGAGAACGTCACCGTGATCGTCAACGGCGATATCACCCAGTGTGACCTGCCGCGCGGCGTCAAGTCCGGGCTAAGCGATGCGCTGGAGCGTTTCGAGGAGGATGAGATGATCGGCATTATCCGCTTCACCAAAGAGGACTGCGTGCGCTCGGCGCTCTGCCAACGCACGCTCAATGCGTATACCTGA
- the efeU gene encoding iron uptake transporter permease EfeU: MFVPFLIMFREGLEAALIVSLIAGYLARTGRRRWLGVVWLGIGLAAALCLALGMAINATTGEFPQKQQELFEGLVAVVAVAMLTYMVFWMRKASRSVKGQLEQAIDQALSKHASSRAQAWALVAMVFFAVAREGLESVFFLLAAFQQDVGAAAPAGALLGLACAMLLGALIYWGGVRLNLARFFKWSGLFILLVAAGLAAGAIRAFHEAGLWNGFQSLAWDLSGVLSTHSLGGTLLEGIFGYQESPTVSEVVVYFAYLIPALILFFLPYHRTPTATRGRA; the protein is encoded by the coding sequence ATGTTTGTGCCATTTCTGATTATGTTCCGCGAAGGGCTGGAAGCCGCCTTGATTGTCAGTTTGATTGCCGGCTATCTGGCACGCACCGGCCGCCGCCGTTGGCTGGGCGTGGTGTGGCTGGGCATTGGGCTGGCCGCGGCGCTCTGTCTGGCGCTGGGCATGGCGATCAACGCCACCACCGGCGAATTCCCGCAGAAGCAGCAGGAGCTGTTTGAGGGGCTGGTGGCGGTGGTCGCGGTGGCGATGCTGACCTACATGGTGTTCTGGATGCGCAAGGCGTCGCGCTCCGTCAAGGGGCAACTGGAGCAGGCGATCGATCAGGCGCTCAGCAAACATGCCAGCAGCCGCGCGCAGGCGTGGGCGCTGGTGGCGATGGTGTTCTTTGCCGTGGCGCGCGAGGGGCTGGAGTCGGTGTTCTTCCTGCTCGCCGCCTTCCAACAGGATGTCGGCGCGGCGGCCCCGGCTGGCGCGCTGCTGGGGCTGGCCTGCGCCATGTTGCTGGGCGCGCTGATCTACTGGGGCGGCGTGCGGCTCAATCTGGCGCGCTTCTTCAAGTGGAGCGGCCTGTTCATTCTGCTGGTGGCCGCCGGGCTGGCGGCTGGCGCGATCCGTGCCTTCCACGAGGCCGGGCTGTGGAATGGCTTCCAGTCGCTGGCCTGGGATCTGAGCGGCGTGCTCTCCACCCACTCGCTGGGCGGCACCCTGCTGGAGGGGATATTTGGTTATCAGGAGTCCCCGACCGTCAGTGAGGTGGTGGTCTACTTCGCCTACCTGATCCCGGCCTTGATCCTCTTCTTTCTGCCTTACCACCGCACGCCGACGGCCACCCGTGGCCGGGCGTAA
- a CDS encoding gamma-glutamylcyclotransferase, which yields MLTRDFLQKADCKTAFGTIEEALLLSPEQRLASLRCTLSRRPDNSPVWIFGYGSLMWNPIFDSEEVRRATLNGWHRAFCLRLTAGRGTAAQPGRMLALKEGGSTTGLAFRLPEEKLEEELELLWKREMVTGCYVPTWCELVLEDGSRVTALVFVMDAAHPLFEADTCYQVIAPLIARAHGPLGTNAQYLYALEQELKKHNMQDECLRELVDHVRLLQQDAANSEDVPKVGQA from the coding sequence GTGTTAACGCGAGATTTTCTACAGAAGGCGGATTGTAAGACGGCTTTCGGGACGATTGAGGAGGCGCTGCTGCTCTCACCGGAGCAACGTCTGGCGTCGTTGCGTTGTACCCTCTCGCGTCGGCCGGACAACAGCCCGGTATGGATTTTTGGCTACGGCTCCCTGATGTGGAACCCGATTTTCGATTCGGAAGAGGTGCGGCGCGCGACGCTGAACGGTTGGCACCGTGCCTTCTGCCTGCGGCTGACGGCCGGTCGCGGCACCGCCGCCCAGCCGGGCCGGATGCTGGCATTGAAGGAGGGCGGCAGCACCACCGGTCTGGCCTTCCGCCTGCCCGAGGAGAAGCTGGAGGAGGAACTGGAGCTGCTGTGGAAGCGCGAGATGGTGACCGGCTGCTACGTGCCGACCTGGTGTGAGCTGGTGTTGGAGGATGGCAGCCGCGTGACAGCGCTGGTGTTCGTGATGGACGCCGCCCACCCGCTGTTTGAGGCCGATACCTGCTACCAAGTGATCGCCCCGCTGATCGCCCGCGCCCACGGCCCGCTTGGCACCAACGCCCAGTACCTCTACGCGCTGGAGCAGGAGCTGAAGAAGCACAATATGCAGGACGAGTGCCTGCGCGAGCTGGTGGATCATGTGCGCCTGTTGCAGCAGGATGCGGCGAATAGTGAGGATGTGCCCAAGGTGGGGCAAGCCTGA
- the efeO gene encoding iron uptake system protein EfeO translates to MSTLSRFALRRALNLALLALPACALSTTALAADLRQVNVTVTDKQCEPMQLTVPAGKTQFIVRNASQKALEWEILQGVMVVEERENIAPGFTQKMTATLEPGEYDMTCGLLSNPKGKLTVTAGAAAAKPDAAALIGPLAEYKVYVMGEVGQLVIQTQAFTEAVKRGDLAQARALYAPTRQHYERIEPIAELFSDLDGSIDAREDDFEQKAADPAFTGFHRLEKILFGDNTTQGGAPFADRLLADTRALQTRISELTFPPSKVVGGAAGLVEEIAASKISGEEDRYSRTDLWDFQANIDGAQKIVNLLRPLLVKADPALLAKIDGNFAKVDGLLAKYRTANGFASYEKLTDADRNAMKGPITALAEDLSTLRGVLGLD, encoded by the coding sequence ATGTCCACCTTGTCCCGTTTTGCCCTGCGCCGCGCGCTCAATTTGGCCCTGCTGGCGCTGCCAGCCTGTGCCCTCAGCACCACCGCACTGGCCGCCGACCTGCGGCAGGTCAACGTTACTGTCACCGACAAGCAGTGTGAGCCGATGCAGCTCACCGTGCCGGCGGGCAAAACCCAGTTTATCGTGCGCAATGCCAGCCAGAAGGCGCTGGAGTGGGAGATCCTGCAAGGGGTGATGGTGGTGGAGGAGCGCGAGAACATCGCGCCGGGCTTCACCCAGAAGATGACCGCCACCCTCGAGCCGGGCGAGTATGACATGACCTGCGGCCTGCTCAGCAACCCGAAGGGCAAGCTGACGGTCACCGCCGGGGCGGCCGCGGCCAAGCCGGATGCCGCCGCGCTGATTGGCCCGCTCGCCGAGTATAAGGTGTATGTGATGGGCGAGGTGGGGCAACTGGTGATCCAGACCCAAGCCTTCACCGAGGCGGTGAAGCGCGGCGATCTGGCGCAGGCGCGGGCGCTCTATGCCCCGACGCGCCAGCACTACGAGCGCATCGAGCCGATTGCCGAGCTGTTCTCTGATCTCGACGGCAGCATCGACGCGCGTGAGGATGACTTTGAGCAGAAGGCGGCAGACCCGGCGTTCACCGGCTTCCACCGTCTGGAGAAGATCCTGTTTGGCGACAACACCACGCAGGGCGGCGCGCCCTTCGCCGATCGTCTGCTGGCGGATACCCGCGCGCTGCAAACCCGCATCAGCGAGCTGACCTTCCCGCCCTCCAAGGTGGTGGGTGGCGCGGCCGGGCTGGTGGAAGAGATTGCCGCCAGCAAGATCAGCGGTGAGGAAGATCGCTACAGCCGCACCGACCTGTGGGATTTTCAGGCGAACATTGATGGCGCACAGAAGATCGTCAACTTGCTGCGCCCGCTGCTGGTGAAGGCCGATCCGGCGTTGCTGGCAAAAATCGACGGCAACTTTGCCAAGGTGGATGGCCTGCTGGCGAAGTACCGCACCGCCAACGGCTTTGCCTCCTATGAGAAGCTGACCGATGCCGACCGCAACGCCATGAAGGGGCCGATCACCGCGCTGGCGGAAGATCTCTCCACGCTGCGCGGCGTGCTGGGTCTGGATTGA
- the chaA gene encoding sodium-potassium/proton antiporter ChaA, which translates to MTSTAPPARAKTRHSEYSLLLPLLALGILTLWGNTTALPALAGINLVALVGILASAFSVVRHADVLAHRLGEPYGSLILSLSVVILEVSLISALMATGDAAPALMRDTLFSILMIVTSGLVGVSLLLGGRKFATQYVNLGGIKQYLMAIFPLAIIVLVLPAVLPEGNYNTTQALMVAGISAAMYGVFLLIQTKTHQSLFVYEHEDEGDDPHHGKPSAHSSLWHAVWLVVHLVAVIAVTKVNATPLENLLQTLNAPAQFTGFLVALLILSPEGLGALRAVLNNQVQRAMNLFFGSVLATISLTVPAVTLIATLTGQQLIFGLEGPHIVVMLAVLMLCQVSFSTGRTNVLNGTAHLALFLAYLMVIML; encoded by the coding sequence ATGACGTCGACCGCCCCACCGGCCCGCGCCAAAACCCGCCACAGCGAGTACTCCCTGCTGCTGCCGCTGCTCGCCCTCGGTATCCTTACCCTCTGGGGGAATACCACCGCCCTGCCCGCGCTGGCTGGCATCAATTTGGTGGCGCTGGTCGGCATCCTTGCCAGCGCCTTTAGCGTGGTGCGCCACGCGGATGTGCTGGCGCACCGGCTGGGCGAGCCGTATGGCTCGCTGATCCTTAGCCTGTCGGTGGTGATTCTGGAGGTCAGCCTCATCTCGGCGCTGATGGCGACCGGCGATGCCGCCCCGGCGCTGATGCGTGACACCCTCTTCTCCATCCTGATGATCGTCACCAGCGGGCTGGTGGGCGTCTCGCTGCTGCTCGGCGGGCGCAAGTTCGCGACCCAGTATGTCAATCTGGGCGGCATCAAGCAGTACCTGATGGCCATCTTTCCGCTGGCGATCATCGTACTGGTGCTGCCAGCGGTACTGCCGGAGGGCAACTACAACACCACACAGGCGTTGATGGTGGCGGGCATCTCCGCCGCGATGTATGGCGTGTTCCTGCTGATCCAGACCAAGACCCACCAGAGCCTGTTTGTCTATGAGCATGAGGACGAGGGGGATGACCCGCACCACGGCAAGCCCTCGGCGCACAGCAGCCTGTGGCACGCGGTCTGGCTGGTGGTGCATCTGGTGGCGGTGATTGCCGTGACCAAGGTCAATGCCACGCCGCTGGAGAATCTGTTGCAGACGCTCAACGCACCGGCACAGTTCACCGGCTTTTTGGTGGCGCTGCTGATCCTCTCACCGGAGGGGCTGGGCGCGCTGCGGGCGGTGCTCAATAATCAGGTGCAGCGGGCGATGAACCTGTTCTTCGGCTCGGTGCTGGCGACCATCTCCCTGACGGTACCGGCGGTGACGCTGATTGCCACCCTGACCGGCCAGCAGCTTATCTTTGGGCTGGAGGGGCCACACATCGTGGTGATGCTGGCGGTATTGATGCTCTGCCAGGTCTCCTTCTCCACCGGCCGCACCAATGTGCTGAACGGCACCGCCCACCTGGCGCTGTTCCTCGCCTACCTGATGGTGATCATGCTGTAA